A window from Pararge aegeria chromosome 6, ilParAegt1.1, whole genome shotgun sequence encodes these proteins:
- the LOC120624432 gene encoding solute carrier family 25 member 35-like isoform X2, whose protein sequence is MDFIIGGLAGAGATIFTNPMDVVKTRLQLQGELRARSEHTTRYRGIFHGLYVISKNDGALALQKGLAPAMVLGFCMNSVRLGMYHIAEVQGWTKTKEGDISIHKTIFWSSASGVVSGLAANPASVVKTRMQAAAHPSIAVGRQHVYNGMIDGIAQIYKVEGIRGFFAGVNATCTRLAIGSAAQLTTFSTVKRALLAHGYWEHSPATLALAASLASGLVCVLLETPLDVVNTRLYNQGPASNGELLYKGVFDCLRKTYRTEGLHGLYKGIGPLYLRIAPHTTLSLVIWDMLNILFSNKNS, encoded by the exons ATGGACTTCATTATCGGTGGACTGGCGGGCGCCGGTGCGACGATCTTCACGAACCCTATGGATGTGGTGAAAACCCGTCTGCAACTGCAGGGGGAGCTTCGGGCGAGGAGCGAGCACACCACCCGTTACAGGGGTATATTCCACGGGCTGTATGTCATATCCAAAAACGATGGGGCACTGGCGCTGCAGAAAGGCCTGGCCCCAGCAATGGTTCTGGGGTTTTGCATGAACTCTGTAAG ATTAGGCATGTATCACATAGCGGAGGTGCAAGGGTGGACCAAAACAAAGGAAGGCGACATCAGTATTCATAAGACGATATTCTGGTCGAGCGCCAGCGGCGTGGTGAGTGGCCTAGCCGCTAACCCCGCGTCAGTCGTGAAGACGAGGATGCAAGCCGCTGCTCATCCAAGCATCGCTGTAGGGAGGCAGCATGTCTATAACG GTATGATTGACGGCATTGCACAGATTTACAAAGTCGAAGGCATACGTGGATTCTTCGCGGGAGTAAATGCTACGTGCACGAGACTCGCCATCGGATCGGCAGCCCAGCTCACAACGTTCTCTAC AGTAAAGCGCGCCCTTCTTGCCCACGGGTACTGGGAGCACTCGCCAGCCACGCTCGCGTTGGCCGCCAGCCTGGCCAGCGGACTGGTCTGTGTGTTGTTGGAAACGCCGCTGGACGTGGTCAATACACGGCTTTACAATCAGG GTCCTGCATCAAACGGTGAACTGCTTTACAAAGGAGTTTTCGACTGCCTGAGAAAGACGTACAGAACTGAGGGACTCCACGGCCTCTACAAGGGAATAGGCCCGCTGTACCTTAGGATAGCTCCGCACACCACCCTATCCTTAGTTATATGGGATATGCTAAATATTTTGTTCAGTAATAAAAACAGCTGA
- the LOC120624432 gene encoding solute carrier family 25 member 35-like isoform X1, which translates to MDFIIGGLAGAGATIFTNPMDVVKTRLQLQGELRARSEHTTRYRGIFHGLYVISKNDGALALQKGLAPAMVLGFCMNSVRLGMYHIAEVQGWTKTKEGDISIHKTIFWSSASGVVSGLAANPASVVKTRMQAAAHPSIAVGRQHVYNGMIDGIAQIYKVEGIRGFFAGVNATCTRLAIGSAAQLTTFSTAKELLLSYGICERSPLGLAFSASCLSGAMVALAICPLDVVAVRLYNQGPASNGELLYKGVFDCLRKTYRTEGLHGLYKGIGPLYLRIAPHTTLSLVIWDMLNILFSNKNS; encoded by the exons ATGGACTTCATTATCGGTGGACTGGCGGGCGCCGGTGCGACGATCTTCACGAACCCTATGGATGTGGTGAAAACCCGTCTGCAACTGCAGGGGGAGCTTCGGGCGAGGAGCGAGCACACCACCCGTTACAGGGGTATATTCCACGGGCTGTATGTCATATCCAAAAACGATGGGGCACTGGCGCTGCAGAAAGGCCTGGCCCCAGCAATGGTTCTGGGGTTTTGCATGAACTCTGTAAG ATTAGGCATGTATCACATAGCGGAGGTGCAAGGGTGGACCAAAACAAAGGAAGGCGACATCAGTATTCATAAGACGATATTCTGGTCGAGCGCCAGCGGCGTGGTGAGTGGCCTAGCCGCTAACCCCGCGTCAGTCGTGAAGACGAGGATGCAAGCCGCTGCTCATCCAAGCATCGCTGTAGGGAGGCAGCATGTCTATAACG GTATGATTGACGGCATTGCACAGATTTACAAAGTCGAAGGCATACGTGGATTCTTCGCGGGAGTAAATGCTACGTGCACGAGACTCGCCATCGGATCGGCAGCCCAGCTCACAACGTTCTCTAC CGCAAAAGAGTTGTTGCTGTCTTACGGCATATGCGAGCGGTCACCACTTGGCCTCGCTTTCTCAGCGAGCTGCTTGAGTGGTGCCATGGTGGCACTTGCCATATGCCCTTTAGACGTCGTCGCTGTACGACTTTACAACCAGG GTCCTGCATCAAACGGTGAACTGCTTTACAAAGGAGTTTTCGACTGCCTGAGAAAGACGTACAGAACTGAGGGACTCCACGGCCTCTACAAGGGAATAGGCCCGCTGTACCTTAGGATAGCTCCGCACACCACCCTATCCTTAGTTATATGGGATATGCTAAATATTTTGTTCAGTAATAAAAACAGCTGA
- the LOC120624430 gene encoding uncharacterized protein LOC120624430 isoform X2, whose product MAGANNAMFIFEVVVGNIKSMVESRHLLIKSDFGDVFSLELKDPKTMHIVIPEPPPLPPEPPGKKGKKAKSPKPKKGKKGVIEAPPPEPVIQSGQSILFSSNAEFIIQTIKKFPLELSLWSKEDNLTYIGGTFIPWDPAFYTYLEKVCDFQEPPPVTIRDDYNIFEEGKGKLMAKIGLQIKLTYLTDKLTTAFRTLSEDPSVKKVLYTGINSKTTSYMCTLKTTDEEFEENCNKVENNFVIDNSKLNKIVYADYKNAPGANLTFFNDGDYCCMRNADKPPESIYKAPETCPDVDFIIDYVRKIIVSCNDNMRMLTPRPTIKPRIKATDIDRLCYCKQTNWPEGQIAERFKNEAQSGPCPMCTSAGMKPEGSRGTTFDIANITGPCGKTDCKIARDLREYIENIIEDENKEIDINDIIGPCGSKECRIAERIQEFLRHEGVFSHGSTLEGLSTQCGCIKKMQEALTKKESCDSSCSKYCAETSSEDSKCDGKVCPYKSQDKQIYNVYYFTVEYDFEKISTGAISPGTEKSGKTASFKDSSGTASPSCTNKSDLSSKFKYCSTDCPSTKTSITNCSKSVCSSLTDKQKRVAGEDSKCQNPVCPHLNDDPPSPADSDIVVKLDDIYNPCCVKSCDVAEIVKDFIVDGIVKNKDRVAQEDDPCFCDCECTFKLTKNTRYCDVCGGYECLGEDVEKMPDYAKPHPCPVYHKLYDKKLIQVHSPWSEEEVKKPLDAISNKSSRTQTGSKIGQGEKRSTLSRSMKNMSEKKIKTVTENKAKSEKKTVGKFTANVDAALMPVVVKRPETKYPYPPVPKTKGWNWTAEDIPGMKVPRGWKPGAISKKILRMLNKAKSHKSTAETVKRAKRTKKNVENKPTLIVGKHNGQYHIELQATPESPDLSPNQCTPLIYKIESAKDKAKLKRKDNIRRRLVNAAVKEVWSDPYHPEACEKVCLPAFQQTIGNFPETGDDHIFDEAQNDFDSSCDDGDISSSCNSSEVNWEIHFTPPYISNKSKFLINQESNN is encoded by the exons atggctGGAGCAAATAACGCTATGTTTATATTTGAGGTTGTGGTGGGAAATATTAAAAGCATGGTTGAAAGTcgtcatttattaattaaaagtgaTTTTGGTGATGTTTTCTCATTAGAACTTAAAGATCCAAAAACAATGCATATTGTTATTCCAGAGCCCCCACCTTTACCACCAGAGCCACCTGGTAAAAAGGGGAAAAAAGCAAAATCACCGAAGCCTAAAAAAGGCAAAAAAGGCGTCATAGAAGCACCGCCCCCTGAACCTGTAATTCAATCTGGTCAGTCTATATTATTTTCAAGTAATGCAGAATTTATAATTCAGACAATAAAGAAATTCCCATTAGAATTATCCTTGTGGAGTAAAGAAGATAATTTGACTTATATTGGCGGTACATTCATTCCGTGGGATCCTGCTTTTTATACGTATTTGGAAAAGGTTTGTGATTTCCAAGAACCTCCGCCGGTTACAATAAGAGATGATTATAACATATTTGAAGAGGGTAAAGGAAAACTAATGGCGAAGATAGGCctacaaataaaactaacataTTTGACAGATAAACTGACTACTGCCTTTCGAACACTTTCAGAAGATCCTTCtgttaaaaaggttttatacaCAGGCATCAACTCTAAAACCACATCATACATGTGTACACTGAAAACTACGGATGAAGAATTCGAAGAGAACTGTAACAAGGTAGAAAATAACTTTGTTATAGATAATTCTAAACTTAACAAGATAGTATACGCTGATTATAAAAATGCTCCCGGAGCTAATCTTACGTTTTTTAATGATGGAGATTACTGTTGCATGCGTAATGCAGATAAACCGCCGGAATCAATATACAAAGCACCTGAGACTTGTCCCGATGTTGATTTTATTATAGATTACGTAAGAAAGATTATAGTATCATGTAACGACAACATGAGAATGTTAACACCACGTCCAACTATAAAACCAAGAATCAAAGCAACTGATATTGATAGATTGTGTTATTGTAAACAAACCAATTGGCCCGAAGGACAGATTGCTGAAAGATTTAAGAATGAAGCGCAGTCTGGACCCTGTCCGATGTGTACTAGTGCTGGAATGAAACCTGAAGGCTCTCGTGGTACAACTTTTGATATAGCTAATATAACAGGGCCTTGTGGTAAGACTGATTGCAAAATAGCAAGAGACTTGAGGGAATACATCGAAAATATTATTGAAGATGAAAACAAGGAGATTGATATTAATGATATCATTGGCCCTTGTGGAAGTAAGGAGTGTCGAATCGCCGAAAGAATTCAAGAATTCCTTCGCCACGAGGGTGTTTTCTCTCATGGATCTACGTTGGAGGGTTTGTCTACACAGTGTGGATGTATAAAGAAAATGCAAGAAGCTCTCACTAAAAAGGAATCATGCGATTCCTCTTGCTCTAAGTATTGTGCTGAGACAAGCAGTGAGGACAGTAAATGTGATGGAAAAGTATGTCCTTACAAATCTCAAGATAAGCAAATTTACAACGTTTACTACTTTACTGTAGAGTATGACTTTGAAAAGATAAGTACTGGAGCAATATCTCCAGGTACGGAAAAATCAGGTAAAACTGCCTCTTTTAAGGACAGTTCAGGAACAGCTTCGCCGAGTTGCACTAACAAATCCGATCTATCTTCTAAGTTTAAATACTGTTCTACTGATTGTCCTAGCACGAAAACTTCCATCACTAATTGTTCGAAAAGCGTATGCTCTTCGCTAACTGATAAACAAAAAAGAGTAGCAGGTGAAGACTCAAAATGCCAGAATCCTGTTTGCCCACACCTAAATGATGATCCACCTAGCCCGGCAGATAGTGACATCGTCGTAAAACTCGATGATATTTATAATCCTTGCTGTGTCAAATCTTGTGATGTTGCTGAAATAGTTAAAGACTTTATAGTTGACGGTAtcgtaaaaaataaagataggGTCGCACAAGAGGATGATCCATGTTTTTGTGACTGTGAATGTACttttaaactaacaaaaaatactaGATATTGTGACGTTTGCGGTGGTTACGAATGCTTAGGGGAAGACGTTGAAAAAATGCCCGACTATGCAAAGCCGCATCCTTGTCCAGTTTATCACAAGTTGTATGATAAAAAGTTGATTCAAGTTCATAGTCCGTGGTCAGAAGAAGAAGTTAAAAAACCTCTGGATGCTATAAGTAATAAAAGTTCACGCACGCAAACTGGTTCCAAAATTGGTCAAGGAGAGAAAAGGTCAACTTTATCTCGTTCCATGAAAAATATGtcagagaaaaaaataaaaactgttacTGAAAACAAAGCTAAATCTGAGAAAAAGACAGTGGGGAAATTCACTGCAAACGTAGACGCCGctt TAATGCCAGTAGTAGTGAAGAGACCAGAGACTAAGTATCCATATCCTCCTGTGCCTAAAACTAAGGGATGGAACTGGACCGCTGAAGATATTCCTGGAATGAAG gTACCCCGTGGATGGAAACCAGGCgctatatctaaaaaaatactCCGAATGCTTAACAAAGCGAAATCTCATAAGTCGACAGCAGAAACAGTGAAACGAGCTAAACGCACGAAGAAAAACGTAGAAAATAAGCCAACGCTTATAGTCGGCAAACATAATGGGCAATATCATATAGAATTGCAAGCAACTCCAGAAAGCCCGGATCTAAGTCCTAACCAATGTACGCCTTTGATTTACAAAATTGAATCTGCAAAAGATAAAGCTAAGTTGAAGAGAAAGGACAATATTCGGAGACGTCTCGTCAATGCTGCAGTGAAAGAAGTTTGGTCCGATCCTTATCATCCAGAGGCGTGTGAGAAGGTCTGCTTACCAGCTTTCCAACAGACTATTGGAAATTTTCCCGAAACTGGTGATGATCATATCTTCGATGAAGCACAGAATGATTTCGATAGTTCATGCGACGATGGTGATATCAGTTCTAGTTGTAACTCTTCGGAAGTTAATTGGGAGATCCATTTCACACCTCCTTATATATCAAATAAATCCAAGTTTTTAATTAACCaagaaagtaataattaa